In Candidatus Binatus sp., the genomic window GCAATCGACAGCGTGAAATGGTTCCCCGGATGGTCGCGCGATCGCATCCGCAATATGACCGAGACGCGTCCCGACTGGACGCTCTCGCGCCAGCGCGCGTGGGGCGTGCCGATTCCGGCGCTTAGATGCGCCGAATGCGACGAAGTCGCGCTCGATCTCGCGACCATGGATCGGGTGCAGAATATCTTCGCCGCCGAAGGCTCTGACGCGTGGTTCAGCCGGCCGGCGGCGGATTTCGCCGCGCCGAATCTCAAATGCGCGAAATGCGGCGGCGCGGCCTTCATCAAGGAAAACGACGTCCTCGACGTGTGGTTCGATTCCGGCGCGTCGCAGGCCGCAGTGCTGGCGGCGCGGCCCGAACTGACCTGGCCCGCCGACGCCTACCTCGAAGCGGTCGAGCAGGCGCGCGGATGGTTCGGCTCGTCGCTGGTGTGCGCCGTCGCCGATCGCGGTGTCGCGCCATTTCGCAACGTGATCAATCACGGCCTGACCGTCGATGAGCAAGGGCGCAAGATGGCGAAGTCTCTGGGCAACTCCGAGGACGCCGCCGACGCTGTGAACCGAATTGGCGCCGACGTCTTGCGGCTGGTGTACGCGTCGCTCGACTACACCACCGAAATCGCGCTCGGCCAGACGATTTACGGCGCGGTTTCCGAGTCGTATCGAAAAATTCGCAACACCTGCCGCTTCGTGCTCGGCAATCTCGCCGATTTCGATCCCGCGAGCGACAGTGTGCAGTTGAGTGAGATGCTCGAATTCGATCGCTTCATGCTCGACCGCACCGAGAAGCTCAAGGATGAAGTCTGGCGCGCCTACGACGTGTTCGATTTTCAGGCCGCGTATCACGCGATACTTAATTTCGTCGTGGTCGATCTCAGCTCGCTCTATATAGATGTCGCGCGCGACCGCCTCTATTGCGACGCCGCGAAATCGCTCAAGCGCCGCTCGGCGCAGACGACGCTATTCATCGTGCTCGACACGCTGCTACGGATGCTCGCGCCGCTGATTCCGTTCACTGCCGAGGAAATCTATGCGCATCTGCCGGGCGCTCGTCTCGACAGCGTGCATCTACTGACGATGCATCCGGCTGATCCAGCGCGGCGCGACGGCGACCTCGAATCGCGCTGGGCGCGGCTGCTGCAAATCCGCGACGAGGCGCTGAAACTGCTCGAGGCGATGCGCAAAGCTGGTGCGATCGGTGCTTCGCTCGAAGCGTCGGTCAGCATCGCGGTGGGCGAGGGTCTCGATATCGCAGCGAATCGCGACTTGCTGAAGGACCTGTTTATCGTGTCGAAAGTCGAAGCCCTCGACGACGCTAACGCTGCGTCGATTCGCCGCGAAGCGGCTGGGCGCGAGGACTTTTCGGTAAATGGCGATTTCGCGCGCGCGCCGACCCATCCAGCGATCACGATTGTCGGACGGCACGCGCCGGGCGTGAAGTGCGCGCGATGCTGGACCTATTTCGACGACGGCGGCGACCCCGAGTTGTGTCCGCGATGCCGCACCGTGGTGAGGGCGTAATCCGATGAGCCTCGAAGGCGCGATCGCAGAGTCGGATCAGTCGGCAGTGTCGGCAAACGTCGCGGTCGCAACCGCGCCGCCGCGCCGCTCGCCGATGCTGCTGCTCATTCTCGTCACGATTCCGGTGCTCGCGCTCGATCAGGCGAGCAAGTTGTTCGTCAAGGCGCACATGTCGCTCTACCAGACGATCCCGCTCATCAATCACTACGTGGATCTTACCTACACGCAAAATCCCGGCGCGGCATTCAGCATGTTCGCCGCGTACTCGCCGTGGTTCCGCGAGGCGTTTCTGTTTTCGATGTCGGCGGCCGCGATCGTCGTGCTGCTGGCGATGCTGATTCGCGCCGAGCGCATCTCGATCACCTCGATCGCGTTCGCGCTCATTCTGGCCGGCGCGGCCGGCAACCTGATCGATCGCTCCGTCCACGGCCAGGTGATCGATTTCATCCGCCTGCATTACTACGACTGGAGCTATCCGATCTTTAATGTCGCCGACAGCGCGATCTCGATTGGCGTCGTCATGATCGTGCTGGCGACTTTTTTCGCGCGCGACGATGAAAAGCTTCCAGCCGCGGACTGATCGCGCGGGTTTGACGCCAGCGCCTTGTCAAGTCTAGTTTCGCGAAGTAGCA contains:
- a CDS encoding class I tRNA ligase family protein, which gives rise to AIDSVKWFPGWSRDRIRNMTETRPDWTLSRQRAWGVPIPALRCAECDEVALDLATMDRVQNIFAAEGSDAWFSRPAADFAAPNLKCAKCGGAAFIKENDVLDVWFDSGASQAAVLAARPELTWPADAYLEAVEQARGWFGSSLVCAVADRGVAPFRNVINHGLTVDEQGRKMAKSLGNSEDAADAVNRIGADVLRLVYASLDYTTEIALGQTIYGAVSESYRKIRNTCRFVLGNLADFDPASDSVQLSEMLEFDRFMLDRTEKLKDEVWRAYDVFDFQAAYHAILNFVVVDLSSLYIDVARDRLYCDAAKSLKRRSAQTTLFIVLDTLLRMLAPLIPFTAEEIYAHLPGARLDSVHLLTMHPADPARRDGDLESRWARLLQIRDEALKLLEAMRKAGAIGASLEASVSIAVGEGLDIAANRDLLKDLFIVSKVEALDDANAASIRREAAGREDFSVNGDFARAPTHPAITIVGRHAPGVKCARCWTYFDDGGDPELCPRCRTVVRA
- the lspA gene encoding signal peptidase II; translation: MSLEGAIAESDQSAVSANVAVATAPPRRSPMLLLILVTIPVLALDQASKLFVKAHMSLYQTIPLINHYVDLTYTQNPGAAFSMFAAYSPWFREAFLFSMSAAAIVVLLAMLIRAERISITSIAFALILAGAAGNLIDRSVHGQVIDFIRLHYYDWSYPIFNVADSAISIGVVMIVLATFFARDDEKLPAAD